A DNA window from Microcystis aeruginosa NIES-843 contains the following coding sequences:
- a CDS encoding peptidoglycan D,D-transpeptidase FtsI family protein: MTDTKRPRFRGKKTRSPSGRIQDRKSYLNAKKRQKKLKNLPLSNGRLVAVWLILVMGIVGLAWRLYQLQIVQGQELQKRARQQQTTSIRPYIPRRAIVDSNGNVLATDRLIYTLYVHPKLFAIPPAEVADKLAPLLNIPSNQLIQKFKEKETGIRLANQLTESVARGLKQLSLDGVELEEKYARYYPQDDVAADVIGYVDKEHRGQAGLERGSSQLLERDPFSVNTRRMGDGRILPAFVPHGIFQFDELQLEVTLDLKLQRAARTALREQLKKFNAKRGAVIVMDSLDGSLLALVCEPTFNPNEYYKANVALFKNWTVADQYEPGSTFKPIIVAMAMEAGAIKANTVVNDPGAITVGPWTIKNASKQGYGALDMARVLQTSSNVAMVQIAQKMGRVDFYKSLLGLDINQRVGVDLPGEVSGYLKPEQEFLDNAIESATASFGQGLSLTPLKLVQLHGALANGGTLVTPHVIKGLADDRGRLHWQPDYPSKKVFSPTVARQVVEMMETVVSKGTGVAAQIPGYRIGGKTGTAQKASPTGGYLPNAKITSFVAILPIESPRYVVLVVVDEPKGANTFGSTVAAPVAKTVMNTLISLKGIPPTSKVVPAGSATNKPPRHD, encoded by the coding sequence ATGACTGACACAAAAAGACCCAGATTTAGAGGTAAAAAAACTCGATCGCCCTCTGGCAGGATCCAGGACAGAAAGTCCTATTTAAACGCCAAAAAACGGCAAAAAAAGTTAAAAAATTTGCCTTTGAGTAACGGGCGATTGGTGGCGGTGTGGTTGATTTTAGTCATGGGTATTGTGGGTTTAGCTTGGCGATTGTACCAACTGCAAATAGTACAAGGACAGGAATTGCAAAAAAGAGCCAGACAACAGCAAACTACCAGTATTAGACCCTATATTCCCCGACGGGCGATCGTCGATAGTAATGGTAATGTTTTGGCGACCGATCGCTTGATTTATACTCTTTATGTACACCCAAAACTGTTTGCGATTCCGCCGGCAGAAGTGGCTGATAAATTAGCTCCTTTATTAAATATTCCCAGTAATCAACTGATTCAAAAATTTAAAGAAAAAGAAACAGGAATTCGTTTAGCCAATCAATTAACCGAATCCGTGGCTAGGGGCTTAAAACAATTATCTCTTGACGGTGTAGAATTAGAGGAAAAGTACGCTCGTTATTATCCCCAAGACGATGTGGCAGCCGACGTGATTGGCTATGTAGATAAAGAACATCGTGGTCAAGCAGGATTAGAGAGAGGTTCCAGTCAGTTATTAGAAAGAGATCCCTTTTCTGTCAATACAAGACGCATGGGAGACGGGCGAATTTTACCAGCTTTTGTTCCCCATGGTATCTTTCAATTTGATGAATTACAGTTAGAAGTAACCCTCGATTTAAAACTACAAAGAGCGGCGCGGACGGCCCTACGAGAACAGCTAAAAAAATTTAATGCTAAACGGGGAGCCGTCATCGTCATGGACTCCCTTGATGGTTCTCTTTTAGCCCTAGTTTGTGAGCCAACTTTTAACCCCAACGAATACTATAAAGCCAATGTGGCTCTATTTAAAAATTGGACCGTAGCCGATCAGTACGAACCGGGGTCAACTTTTAAACCAATTATTGTCGCCATGGCCATGGAAGCGGGGGCAATTAAAGCTAATACGGTAGTCAATGATCCAGGGGCAATTACTGTCGGTCCCTGGACGATTAAAAATGCCTCTAAACAGGGTTATGGGGCGCTAGATATGGCCCGAGTCCTACAAACCTCTAGTAACGTGGCCATGGTGCAAATTGCCCAAAAAATGGGGCGAGTTGATTTCTATAAAAGTTTATTAGGATTGGACATAAATCAAAGGGTTGGTGTAGATTTACCCGGAGAAGTATCAGGATATCTCAAACCTGAACAAGAATTTCTGGATAATGCCATTGAATCGGCCACCGCTTCCTTTGGTCAAGGTTTATCCCTAACGCCTTTAAAATTAGTACAATTGCACGGTGCGCTGGCCAATGGTGGCACCCTGGTGACTCCCCATGTGATCAAAGGATTAGCCGACGACCGCGGCCGTTTGCACTGGCAGCCCGATTATCCAAGCAAAAAAGTCTTTTCTCCCACCGTGGCCCGGCAAGTGGTGGAAATGATGGAAACCGTCGTCAGCAAGGGGACGGGGGTAGCGGCCCAAATCCCCGGTTATCGCATCGGAGGCAAAACGGGAACCGCACAAAAAGCTAGTCCGACGGGGGGTTATCTACCTAACGCCAAAATTACCAGTTTTGTCGCGATTTTACCGATCGAATCGCCCCGTTATGTGGTTTTGGTGGTGGTGGATGAACCCAAGGGTGCCAATACTTTTGGCTCCACTGTTGCCGCTCCTGTGGCAAAAACGGTGATGAATACGCTCATTTCCCTCAAAGGTATCCCCCCCACCTCCAAGGTCGTTCCGGCGGGTTCTGCGACCAATAAACCCCCGCGGCACGATTAA